In a single window of the Porites lutea chromosome 14, jaPorLute2.1, whole genome shotgun sequence genome:
- the LOC140925079 gene encoding uncharacterized protein, producing the protein MISIKVSFIKVWANIEGQGKLEMTFKPGSVPKMLFQTQKVEAKVTCVLPTSLLARDCIDLLEQGFKKDGVYHINPDDKGSFHVFCDQTTNGGGWIVFQKRFNGSEDFHRNLSDYKNGFGNLNGEFWLGNDLIHRLTDRHHQLLVELDGFNNITGYAQYETFSVDSEENGYKIHLGPYSGTAGDSLRYHENKNFSTNFQDNNQQEPTNCPQHFLGAWWHDGCNPLQSNLNGGYFKKNSVFWLTLKGYRNSLKSTSMKIRSVTGIDWDYSINLQRNMILPHAQLVVGLPLNQLTTCWWMKLLTSEDRQILTVFSFEDAPMNRIVAFSIQRSSFVGFTFNATHNDFPLPEEELDDDHWHHMCFKGAIFIGNWSLYIDGILALEITGYPSHIPIQRSSILRIGVLSNESIYRENELMGELSQLNIWDKLSTSDEIFIMSRGCHAKIGNVIPWSGVQLWLSINVIKTTPTSCTGADHIHWTLSSTDNSAITDDTSYWQGHIVGSGVVLDSKVLSLHGGGHVILGRFNNTCPGNPSLCKDGYSVSFWIKQGVKFMSYILGENKKYHAALETMVAAVTSNNSKWTRCYHAKSDGFTAHDFHSRCDNKGPTVTLVQVREFVFGGFLDQNWGGPNIRTMESTSAFLFSLNNVLGLAPFTLDVIQDQRYYAATNDPAKGPMFGLDDLTISFDNFLIPRHSASFLGGAYNILEIRNKTDVYGFGLLAETTNFTWDDLEVFYYDIPHRAVGVSDQGVIPDSAFASSSEHVPLNYSAARALTKEDDEGEWCAHYNDTQQWLQANLSYTSEQNDQGLVRLQILRAFSEESWVISFRVSKSDEGSQWESEVKRPSVRSNAYQDL; encoded by the exons ATGATTTCAATTAAAGTTTCCTTTATCAAGGTGTGGGCAAATATAGAAGGCCAAGGGAAACTTGAAATGACCTTTAAACCAGGTTCCGTACCAAAGATGCTCTTTCAG ACTCAAAAGGTAGAAGCAAAAGTAACGTGCGTGTTACCTACTTCTCTTTTAGCTAGGGACTGTATAGACCTCTTGGAGCAAGGCTTCAAGAAGGATGGCGTCTATCACATCAACCCTGACGACAAAGGGTCTTTCCATGTATTCTGTGACCAGACAACAAATGGCGGTGGCTGGATTGTCTTCCAGAAACGCTTCAATGGCTCTGAGGATTTCCACAGAAACTTGTCTGATTATAAAAATGGATTTGGGAACCTCAACGGGGAGTTTTGGCTTGGAAATGACCTCATTCATCGGCTTACTGACAGACACCACCAACTTCTAGTAGAACTTGATGGATTCAACAATATCACCGGTTATGCTCAATATGAAACGTTCAGTGTTGACTCTGAGGAGAACGGATATAAGATTCACTTAGGACCCTACTCAG gaACTGCAGGGGATTCACTACGTTATcacgaaaacaaaaatttttctaCAAATTTTCAAGACAACAATCAACAAGAGCCCACCAACTGTCCCCAGCATTTCTTAGGCGCCTGGTGGCATGACGGGTGCAACCCTCTGCAATCAAACCTCAACGGAGgttatttcaagaaaaatagTGTTTTCTGGCTGACCTTAAAGGGATATCGTAATTCTCTCAAGTCTACTTCGATGAAAATAAGAAGTGTTACAG GTATTGATTGGGACTACTCCATCAATTTGCAAAGAAACATGATATTGCCGCATGCGCAGTTGGTAGTGGGATTGCCACTCAATCAACTGACGACTTGCTGGTGGATGAAACTGCTGACCAGTGAAGACAGACAGATTTTGACGGTGTTCTCTTTCGAGGACGCTCCAATGAACAGAATTGTTGCCTTCTCGATTCAGAGGAGCTCCTTTGTTGGTTTCACTTTTAACGCAACTCACAA TGACTTCCCCCTCCCAGAGGAAGAATTAGACGATGATCACTGGCATCACATGTGTTTTAAAGGTGCAATTTTCATTGGAAACTGGAGTCTCTACATAGATGGTATATTGGCGTTAGAGATCACCGGTTACCCTAGTCACATTCCGATACAACGAAGCAGCATTCTGCGAATTGGAGTTTTGTCTAACGAGAGCATATATAGAGAAAATGAACTCATGGGAGAGTTGAGTCAGCTTAACATATGGGACAAACTATCCACATCTGATGAAATTTTCATTATGTCTCGTGGATGTCACGCCAAAATCGGGAACGTGATACCATGGTCGGGGGTTCAGTTATGGCTTAGTATAAACGTCATTAAAACAACTCCAACATCGTGCACTGGTGCAG ATCATATTCACTGGACTTTGTCATCCACTGATAACTCTGCCATAACCGATGACACTTCTTACTGGCAAGGTCACATTGTCGGCAGCGGCGTTGTCTTGGACTCAAAGGTTCTGAGCCTGCATGGTGGAGGCCACGTGATCTTAGGAAGATTTAACAATACCTGCCCTGGTAACCCCTCCTTGTGTAAGGATGGATATTCTGTCAGCTTCTGGATAAAACAGGGAG TTAAATTTATGTCGTACATTCTTGGGGAAAACAAGAAATACCACGCAGCTCTAGAGACCATGGTGGCAGCTGTTACCTCAAATAACAGTAAATGGACGCGGTGTTACCATGCCAAATCAGATGGCTTCACTGCGCATGACTTTCACTCACGGTGTGACAATAAAGGGCCTACTGTGACTCTAGTACAGGTCAGAGAATTTGTGTTTGGAGGATTTTTGGATCAGAACTGGGGAG GTCCAAATATAAGAACAATGGAGAGTACGTCAGCTTTCTTGTTTAGCCTCAATAACGTGTTGGGACTGGCGCCTTTTACCTTGGACGTGATACAGGACCAGAGGTATTATGCAGCCACAAATGATCCCGCCAAAGGTCCCATGTTTGGATTGGATGACTTAACCATTAGCTTCGACAATTTTCTGATTCCTCGACACAGTGCTTCTTTCCTGGGGGGAGCTTATAACATCCTAGAAATACGTAACAAAACTGATGTGTACGGGTTTGGACTTCTGGCTGAAACTACGAATTTCACCTGGGACGATTTGGAAGTGTTTTATTATGACA TACCTCACAGGGCTGTTGGAGTTAGTGACCAAGGAGTAATACCCGACTCAGCCTTTGCGTCATCTAGTGAGCACGTTCCTCTCAATTACTCTGCCGCCAGAGCTTTAACAAAAGAAGACGACGAAGGAGAGTGGTGTGCGCATTATAATGACACTCAACAATGGCTTCAGGCAAATCTTAGCTACACCAGTGAGCAGAATGACCAGGGACTGGTACGGTTGCAGATTCTAAGAGCCTTCAGTGAGGAATCGTGGGTAATTTCATTTCGGGTTAGCAAAAGTGATGAAGGATCACAATGGGAAAGCGAGGTAAAGAGACCATCAGTCCGCTCAAATGCTTACCAAGATCTGTGA
- the LOC140925181 gene encoding roundabout homolog 1-like yields MGPKGPPGEKGAKGEQGQSLAVPSLLQHPVDLIVNESHTAILKCSADGNPPPKVTWSKMDARLPVGRHVVESSGALMLKDVKPGDEGVYNCRVENFLGSVNASLNVTVQFGPHVSLSSKRLMAEETQNVSIACNATGRPSPLITWSKLVGSLAKDGIKAQGGTLKINNVTRKEGGIYICKAENILGSATDTAQLMVFSPLRFTVRPPQEVTPFIGSTLRLSCSAESDLSPTTYWRKEGKSSLSLNSNVLLNGTLVLQTIKKTHEGSYVCKASNALTTIEAKVKINSQIATSCSVIKKYVSSVSGNYVIDPDGEGGLAPFSVFCDMTNKSGVGVTVISHDSESRTHVKGYERPGSYSRDIHYTGANLSQLANLTRVSLQCEQFIKYECHGSIFWFPHQADSWWVSRDSEKMTYWGGASPGSGKCACGMNNSCADPSTVCNCDKNDLVWREDSGLLTDKSKLPVKQLRFGYTGHGGEESYYTLGKLKCFGIA; encoded by the exons ATGGGCCCTAAAGGCCCTCCAGGTGAAAAAGGAGCCAAAGGTGAGCAGGGCCAGTCTCTCGCGGTTCCTTCTCTGCTGCAGCATCCTGTTGACTTGATAGTAAATGAAAGTCACACGGCCATCTTGAAATGCTCAGCAGATGGTAATCCACCACCAAAGGTCACGTGGTCTAAGATGGATGCGCGACTTCCTGTGGGACGTCACGTGGTAGAATCCAGTGGTGCTCTGATGTTGAAAGACGTTAAGCCTGGGGACGAGGGAGTCTACAACTGCAGAGTCGAAAATTTTCTCGGGAGCGTTAACGCTTCCTTGAATGTCACTGTACAAT TTGGTCCGCATGTCTCATTATCCTCTAAGCGACTGATGGCTGAAGAGACACAAAACGTCAGTATCGCCTGCAATGCTACTGGTCGGCCTTCGCCTCTGATCACGTGGTCCAAGTTAGTCGGCAGTCTAGCTAAAGACGGAATTAAAGCGCAGGGTGGAACCCTGAAAATCAACAATGTTACTAGAAAAGAAGGTGGTATATACATTTGTAAAGCAGAGAATATTCTAGGGTCAGCAACAGACACTGCCCAGCTCATGGTTTTTTCTCCTTTGCGGTTCACAGTCCGTCCTCCACAGGAAGTGACTCCTTTCATTGGTTCAACTCTCCGTTTGTCATGTTCGGCCGAAAGTGACCTGAGTCCTACAACATACTGGAGAAAGGAAGGGAAGTCTTCGCTTTCGTTGAACTCCAATGTTCTTTTGAATGGAACACTGGTTCTTCAGACCATCAAGAAAACTCACGAAGGATCTTACGTCTGTAAAGCGAGCAATGCCCTGACCACAATAGAAgctaaagttaaaataaattctcAGATTGCTACTTCCTGTTCTGTGATAAAGAAATACGTTAGCAGTGTAAGTGGAAATTACGTCATTGACCCAGATGGCGAAGGAGGCCTGGCACCATTCTCGGTTTTCTGTGACATGACTAATAAAAGTGGAGTTGGCGTGACAGTTATTAGTCACGACAGTGAGAGCAGGACACATGTTAAAGGATATGAAAGGCCAGGTAGCTACTCACGTGACATTCATTACACTGGAGCGAATCTGTCTCAGCTGGCGAATCTAACCAGGGTCTCCTTGCAATGTGAGCAGTTTATCAAGTATGAGTGTCATGGCTCGATTTTCTGGTTTCCTCATCAAGCAGACTCATGGTGGGTGTCACGCGATTCTGAAAAAATGACGTATTGGGGTGGAGCATCACCTGGCAGTGGTAAGTGCGCATGCGGGATGAACAACTCTTGTGCAGACCCCAGTACTGTTTGTAACTGTGACAAGAATGACCTTGTATGGCGCGAGGACAGCGGTCTCCTCACTGACAAGTCAAAgcttcctgtaaaacagctcaGGTTTGGATATACTGGTCATGGAGGTGAAGAAAGCTACTACACACTAGGTAAACTGAAATGCTTTGGTATTGCATAA